The following proteins are encoded in a genomic region of Dyadobacter sp. UC 10:
- a CDS encoding DUF7948 domain-containing protein, translated as MLSMLAFLAGKARAGGMYFIENRGQWEKDILYRAEIPGGFLFLKSQSMVYVLYDAASVSARHAKTPVVSSAARQNLNTISAHGVEVKFANAAGQVKHTPKSPVATGFSYFLGQNETKWAGNVRGFEEVVYGNLYPGIDLRVYLHRSKLKYEFIVSPNADASQIKMQYAGAEQLSLSKEGQVIVKTSVGQFREAEPYSFQKINNKAVEVPSAFTLSGNTAQFILPKGYQKSAQLTIDPELIFSTYSGAVADNWGHTATYDAQGNLYSGGTVFGSNFPATVGAFQVKFEGLVDVSIMKFSPDGKDLIYATFLGGDDTEVPNSLIVNSKQELLILGTTSSKDFPTRTNAFQRAFGGGTKVVPISGLDLNNGADIYISKLSADGKQLAASTYLGGSGNDGVSSAESFSIRNYGDAFRGEIVVDEADHVLIVSSTNSTNFPLKNPVQNRMLGGQDGVVSRLDPGLTTLMWSTYIGGEKEDAAYSLKALPGGNIYITGSSKSSTLASISGSYQKSLKGIEDAFVARYTADKLVALTYLGTEKEDGAYLLDTDAAGNVYVYGLTTGEYPVSQGVYQNTKSGQFIHALDATLSKSIFSTVIGSGKGAPDISPTAFLVSECGNIYIAGWGGNVNSSTNNNVASSTRGLPVTDDAIQPGTNGNNFYIAILEQNAKSLLYATYFGSQSDDNQIQGDHVDGGTSRFDKNGTIYHATCACGGSHFPVTPQAWSETNNSDNCNNAAFKIDIDRLEADFDVYSGNQKDVLRGCAPLALTFVNQSEGGIDYIWEVNGSTISREDEQSEYTFSKPGEYTVTLKAYNRLSCKRMDVAQKKIIVETLSAKVTADTAVCENSSVKLLAEGGTQYKWSPATGLSSSTVANPTAIVKETTEYSVEISNASGCKVTEKVKVLVEKKNDFVEMADTEACQRAPVVLTVSGDAPQYRWFPAKGLPETIGKSVTVKPDETTTYTVEGLYADGCRPLREITVKVDKTHAPDFEIVTSGGGCNEPFSYAMNNKTAGAQRYEWNLGKGNTLNDKDVGEYQYETPGEYTVSLTSYNAAGCPLRIEKKVVAAPPFTLANVITPNADGKNDFFVVPVSPASLEVFNRWGKLVYKATDYKNDWGKGIANGTYFYVVDTPQGNHCKGWVEVLE; from the coding sequence ATGCTTTCAATGCTGGCCTTTCTGGCCGGAAAAGCGCGGGCTGGCGGAATGTATTTCATCGAAAACCGCGGTCAGTGGGAAAAGGATATTCTATACCGGGCCGAGATTCCAGGCGGGTTCCTGTTTCTCAAAAGCCAATCAATGGTATATGTGCTTTACGATGCCGCTTCGGTATCTGCGCGCCACGCGAAAACGCCGGTTGTTTCGTCAGCTGCCCGTCAGAATCTCAATACAATTTCGGCGCACGGCGTGGAGGTGAAATTTGCGAATGCGGCGGGTCAGGTTAAACACACTCCGAAAAGTCCCGTCGCAACCGGGTTTAGTTATTTTTTAGGTCAGAATGAGACTAAGTGGGCAGGTAATGTAAGGGGTTTTGAAGAAGTGGTATATGGAAATCTTTACCCCGGCATCGATCTCCGCGTGTATCTTCACCGATCAAAATTAAAATACGAATTTATAGTCAGCCCGAATGCGGATGCTTCGCAGATCAAAATGCAATATGCTGGCGCTGAGCAGCTTTCGCTGAGCAAGGAAGGGCAGGTGATCGTGAAAACTTCGGTGGGCCAGTTCAGGGAAGCCGAACCGTATTCATTTCAGAAGATCAATAACAAAGCAGTTGAGGTACCTTCTGCATTTACGCTTTCGGGCAATACCGCCCAATTCATTTTACCAAAAGGTTATCAGAAAAGCGCGCAGCTCACCATTGATCCCGAGCTTATTTTTTCTACCTATTCCGGCGCTGTCGCCGACAACTGGGGGCACACGGCTACGTATGATGCGCAAGGTAACCTGTATTCCGGAGGTACGGTCTTTGGGTCAAATTTCCCTGCGACGGTCGGTGCATTTCAGGTGAAGTTTGAAGGGCTGGTTGATGTTTCTATCATGAAATTCAGTCCGGACGGAAAGGATCTGATTTACGCGACATTCCTGGGTGGAGACGATACGGAAGTGCCTAACAGTTTGATAGTGAATTCGAAACAGGAATTGCTGATACTTGGTACTACCTCATCAAAAGACTTTCCGACAAGAACCAATGCGTTTCAGCGGGCGTTTGGCGGGGGAACTAAAGTTGTTCCTATTTCGGGACTTGACTTGAATAATGGGGCTGATATTTATATTTCAAAACTGAGCGCCGATGGCAAACAGCTGGCTGCTTCGACTTATCTGGGCGGCTCGGGAAACGACGGTGTAAGCAGTGCAGAATCATTTTCGATCCGAAATTACGGCGACGCTTTCCGTGGTGAAATTGTAGTTGATGAAGCAGATCATGTACTGATCGTGTCGTCTACTAACTCGACTAATTTTCCACTTAAAAATCCCGTGCAGAACCGAATGCTGGGTGGCCAGGATGGAGTGGTTTCGAGGCTCGATCCCGGGCTTACCACCTTGATGTGGAGTACCTATATTGGTGGAGAAAAAGAGGATGCAGCCTATTCACTGAAAGCATTGCCCGGCGGGAATATCTACATTACCGGTTCTTCCAAAAGCAGCACATTGGCCAGTATCTCAGGCTCTTACCAAAAATCCTTAAAAGGGATTGAAGACGCATTCGTAGCCAGATACACGGCCGATAAGCTGGTGGCACTGACTTATCTTGGAACAGAAAAAGAAGATGGGGCCTATTTGCTCGATACGGACGCGGCCGGAAATGTATACGTTTACGGGCTGACGACAGGCGAATACCCGGTTAGTCAGGGCGTTTATCAGAATACAAAAAGCGGACAGTTCATTCATGCACTGGATGCGACACTTTCTAAAAGCATTTTTTCGACCGTAATAGGATCGGGAAAAGGTGCGCCGGATATTTCGCCGACTGCATTTCTGGTCAGCGAATGTGGCAATATCTACATTGCGGGTTGGGGAGGAAATGTCAATAGCAGTACAAATAACAATGTGGCAAGCAGCACGCGGGGACTCCCAGTGACGGATGATGCAATTCAGCCTGGCACTAACGGTAACAACTTTTATATTGCTATCCTTGAACAAAATGCAAAATCGCTGCTTTATGCGACCTATTTTGGCAGCCAGAGCGATGATAACCAGATCCAGGGGGATCATGTGGACGGAGGTACCAGCCGGTTTGACAAGAACGGCACCATTTACCATGCTACCTGTGCATGCGGCGGCAGTCATTTTCCGGTAACACCGCAAGCCTGGTCGGAAACGAATAATAGCGACAACTGTAACAATGCGGCTTTCAAAATTGATATTGATCGTTTGGAGGCTGACTTCGATGTCTATTCAGGAAACCAAAAAGATGTACTTCGCGGCTGCGCGCCGCTCGCTTTGACTTTTGTAAACCAAAGCGAGGGAGGTATTGACTATATCTGGGAAGTAAACGGCAGTACGATCTCGCGGGAAGATGAGCAATCGGAATATACATTTTCAAAGCCAGGGGAGTATACAGTTACTTTGAAAGCTTATAACCGGCTGAGCTGCAAGCGTATGGATGTGGCTCAAAAAAAAATAATCGTAGAAACCCTGAGCGCAAAAGTCACAGCGGATACTGCGGTTTGCGAAAATTCAAGTGTGAAATTGCTTGCGGAAGGCGGGACCCAATATAAATGGTCGCCGGCCACAGGGCTAAGCAGCAGCACCGTCGCGAATCCTACTGCAATCGTCAAAGAAACGACCGAGTATAGCGTGGAGATCAGCAATGCGAGTGGCTGTAAGGTTACGGAGAAGGTAAAAGTGCTGGTTGAGAAAAAGAATGATTTCGTCGAAATGGCGGATACCGAAGCTTGCCAGAGAGCGCCGGTAGTGCTGACCGTGTCCGGCGACGCGCCTCAGTACCGGTGGTTTCCCGCAAAAGGATTGCCGGAAACGATCGGGAAAAGCGTGACCGTAAAACCCGACGAAACGACCACTTATACAGTGGAAGGACTGTATGCAGACGGTTGCCGGCCGCTCCGGGAAATAACTGTGAAGGTAGACAAAACCCACGCGCCTGATTTTGAAATCGTGACTTCGGGTGGTGGTTGCAACGAACCTTTCAGTTACGCGATGAATAACAAAACTGCGGGTGCACAGCGTTACGAATGGAATCTTGGAAAGGGGAATACTTTAAACGACAAAGATGTTGGCGAATACCAATATGAAACACCGGGAGAATATACTGTTTCATTAACTTCTTATAATGCAGCTGGTTGTCCATTGAGAATAGAGAAGAAAGTAGTAGCTGCCCCGCCCTTCACCTTAGCAAATGTGATCACGCCGAATGCAGACGGAAAAAATGATTTTTTCGTCGTGCCCGTTTCGCCAGCTTCATTGGAAGTATTTAATCGCTGGGGGAAACTCGTGTACAAAGCCACCGATTATAAGAATGACTGGGGCAAAGGCATTGCGAACGGGACTTATTTTTATGTGGTTGATACGCCGCAGGGTAATCACTGCAAGGGCTGGGTGGAGGTATTGGAGTAA
- a CDS encoding DUF4920 domain-containing protein translates to MKKLFILLCLAVAGFNVNAQTANTFGKEVNDKKAIEASALPAKMGDKTEMDAKVSGTVESVCQVKGCWMKVKLDNGETMRVMFKDYAFFVPKDIAGKTVVFEGEAQKKMVPVEHLQHYAKDAGQSKEEIAKITEPKQELTFIADGVLVK, encoded by the coding sequence ATGAAAAAACTATTCATACTACTATGTCTTGCGGTGGCGGGTTTCAATGTAAATGCACAAACTGCAAACACGTTCGGAAAAGAAGTGAACGACAAAAAAGCGATCGAAGCTTCGGCACTGCCGGCTAAGATGGGCGATAAAACTGAAATGGATGCCAAAGTGAGCGGCACTGTCGAGTCGGTCTGCCAGGTGAAAGGCTGCTGGATGAAAGTGAAGCTGGACAATGGTGAAACAATGCGGGTGATGTTTAAGGACTATGCATTTTTTGTTCCAAAGGATATAGCAGGCAAAACGGTTGTGTTTGAAGGAGAGGCGCAGAAGAAAATGGTACCTGTTGAGCATTTACAGCATTACGCCAAAGATGCAGGCCAGAGCAAGGAAGAAATTGCGAAAATCACCGAACCCAAACAGGAACTGACCTTTATAGCCGACGGCGTTTTGGTAAAATAG
- a CDS encoding SGNH/GDSL hydrolase family protein, whose protein sequence is MKIKFLSFALLLCCLGANAQIVKINWWNPQSAAFPVIEGQAWRDKDLKNPYDRLPAKAEKVVRDAVWGLSNQSAGLMIRFRSNSPEIKVRYTVGGRHALPHMQATGVSGVDLYAVSSEGESRWAAGKYAFGDTITYDFKGITANDNYHKKGREYRLFLPLYNNVKWLEIGTQEGTEFTPLPVRADKPIVVYGTSIAQGACASRPGMAWTSILSRKMDRPLINLAFSGNGKLEKEVVELVNEIDAKIFILDCLPNLTIRPNAAIPMTAEEVKRRILASVKAIREKHSDTPIVLAEHAGYTDESMNPQNMLFYTEINGVMRNAFAQLKSEGIENLYLIPNKDFDQDIETTVDGTHQSDLGMMRYAEGYEKHLRNVLHEYQGEVSTAKPVVQLRELNNYDWEARHLAILEHNKNTSPATVVIGNSITHFWGGLPKGPRAVGEDSWNKTFGKSSVNMGYGWDRIENVLWRIYHGELDGFNAREIFVNIGTNNLHLNSDEEIVAGWKLLIDALKYRQPKAKITFSGIYPRRAQEQRVKLMNEQLARLAGAENIGFIDPGKVFLNKEGKIDESLFGDGLHPNAKGYELLGNAIRSYMK, encoded by the coding sequence ATGAAGATCAAATTTCTCTCTTTTGCCTTATTACTGTGCTGCCTCGGCGCGAATGCTCAAATTGTAAAAATCAACTGGTGGAATCCGCAGAGCGCCGCATTCCCGGTGATTGAAGGCCAGGCGTGGCGGGATAAAGATCTGAAAAATCCCTATGACCGGTTGCCAGCGAAGGCAGAAAAAGTGGTCAGGGACGCAGTCTGGGGCTTGTCTAACCAATCTGCCGGTTTGATGATACGGTTCAGAAGCAATTCTCCCGAGATCAAAGTGCGATATACTGTCGGTGGCCGGCACGCCTTGCCGCACATGCAAGCGACGGGTGTAAGCGGAGTGGACCTGTATGCGGTCAGCAGCGAAGGGGAATCCCGGTGGGCTGCGGGAAAGTATGCATTCGGAGATACCATTACCTACGATTTTAAAGGCATTACAGCCAACGATAATTACCATAAAAAAGGGAGAGAGTACCGGCTGTTTTTGCCACTATATAATAATGTAAAATGGCTGGAAATCGGCACGCAGGAAGGGACTGAGTTTACTCCTTTACCGGTACGGGCAGACAAGCCGATTGTCGTTTATGGAACTTCAATTGCGCAGGGGGCCTGTGCCTCCCGTCCGGGTATGGCCTGGACTTCCATATTGAGCCGAAAAATGGACCGGCCGCTGATCAATCTGGCGTTTTCAGGAAATGGGAAATTAGAGAAAGAGGTGGTGGAGCTGGTGAATGAAATCGACGCCAAGATATTTATCCTTGATTGCCTGCCTAATCTGACTATACGGCCAAATGCAGCAATACCAATGACGGCTGAGGAAGTAAAGCGCAGAATTTTGGCTTCTGTTAAAGCGATACGAGAAAAACATTCGGACACACCTATTGTGCTTGCCGAGCATGCGGGTTATACGGATGAGTCTATGAATCCGCAGAACATGCTTTTTTATACGGAAATAAATGGAGTGATGAGAAACGCATTTGCGCAGTTGAAATCAGAAGGCATTGAAAATCTGTATTTGATCCCCAATAAGGATTTCGACCAGGATATTGAAACAACTGTTGACGGCACGCACCAGAGCGACCTGGGTATGATGCGCTATGCCGAAGGTTATGAAAAGCATTTGCGCAATGTGCTGCACGAATACCAGGGTGAAGTATCGACCGCGAAACCTGTTGTCCAACTCAGAGAGCTGAATAATTACGATTGGGAGGCGCGGCATCTGGCTATTTTGGAACACAACAAAAATACTTCCCCGGCAACAGTTGTGATCGGTAATTCCATCACGCATTTCTGGGGCGGTTTACCCAAAGGGCCGCGTGCGGTTGGGGAGGACTCCTGGAACAAGACGTTCGGCAAAAGCTCCGTTAATATGGGTTACGGCTGGGACCGCATTGAAAACGTATTATGGAGGATCTACCATGGCGAGCTGGATGGTTTTAACGCCAGGGAGATTTTTGTAAATATTGGCACCAATAATCTGCATTTGAATAGTGACGAAGAAATTGTAGCAGGCTGGAAGCTGTTGATCGACGCGCTGAAATATCGTCAGCCCAAAGCAAAAATTACCTTTTCCGGCATTTATCCAAGACGCGCGCAGGAGCAGCGTGTCAAGCTTATGAATGAGCAATTAGCCCGGCTGGCAGGCGCGGAGAATATTGGTTTTATTGACCCGGGAAAAGTGTTCCTGAATAAGGAAGGCAAGATAGATGAGTCGCTGTTCGGTGACGGGTTGCATCCCAATGCAAAGGGCTACGAATTGCTGGGGAATGCGATCAGATCTTACATGAAATAG
- a CDS encoding 1,4-dihydroxy-2-naphthoate polyprenyltransferase, whose translation MNPWIEAARPRTLPLSLSCIIMGCFLAASSGSFHWSVAALSVLTTIILQVLSNFANDYGDAVNGKDTELREGPRRAVHSGHITAALMLRAIVWFSALALLSGISLLIIALNDAPRNAFWVFLGIGVACIIAAITYTAGKRPYGYVGLGDLSVLIFFGWVGVLGSSYLHTHLWDWSLLLPATSCGLFAVGVLNINNIRDIESDRVTGKNSVPVRLGRKNAIRYHWVILLTGMFCVLFYAFLHFSGVQNLLFVLSFPLFIKNGLAVSRLKKAQELDPYLKQMALSTLLFVVLFGIGVII comes from the coding sequence ATGAATCCCTGGATTGAAGCCGCCCGGCCAAGAACATTACCTCTCTCCCTTTCCTGCATTATCATGGGCTGCTTTCTGGCTGCCTCCTCCGGCAGTTTTCACTGGTCGGTAGCAGCTTTAAGTGTACTTACTACTATCATTTTGCAGGTGCTTTCCAATTTCGCCAATGATTACGGTGATGCTGTAAACGGCAAAGATACCGAGCTGAGGGAAGGACCGCGCCGGGCTGTGCATTCAGGACATATTACTGCCGCATTGATGCTGCGGGCGATTGTGTGGTTTTCAGCGCTTGCATTGTTATCCGGTATTTCTCTGCTCATTATTGCGTTGAATGATGCGCCCAGGAATGCATTCTGGGTATTTCTGGGAATCGGTGTAGCCTGTATTATCGCGGCCATTACCTACACTGCCGGAAAACGTCCTTATGGCTACGTCGGCCTTGGAGATCTGTCCGTTTTGATATTCTTCGGCTGGGTAGGTGTGTTAGGTAGCAGTTATCTCCACACGCACCTTTGGGATTGGTCATTATTACTTCCTGCTACCAGTTGCGGCCTTTTTGCGGTGGGTGTTTTAAATATCAATAACATCCGCGACATTGAATCTGACCGAGTTACCGGCAAAAATTCGGTTCCGGTGCGACTTGGACGAAAAAATGCAATCAGATATCATTGGGTTATTCTGCTTACAGGAATGTTTTGCGTTTTATTCTACGCATTCCTCCACTTTTCAGGCGTTCAAAATCTGCTTTTTGTGCTCAGTTTTCCGCTATTCATTAAGAATGGCCTGGCTGTTTCCCGATTAAAGAAAGCACAGGAACTGGATCCTTACCTGAAACAGATGGCATTGTCTACCCTCCTCTTTGTTGTCCTTTTTGGGATTGGGGTGATTATATAA
- a CDS encoding DUF5618 family protein: MKDIIEAKRYLSNAKEILRDKAIKENGLYRDRKYVKMAGHTAYAGVLVALDSILGGKKKGRKSVDWYKEELSIRDKKILGAFLAAYDTLHLSMSYDGNLSANVSKEGLDLAEQIINWAEQKAQA; the protein is encoded by the coding sequence ATGAAAGACATTATCGAAGCTAAACGCTATTTGTCCAACGCCAAAGAAATTCTTCGGGACAAAGCCATTAAAGAAAATGGACTTTACAGGGATCGGAAATATGTAAAAATGGCTGGGCACACAGCCTATGCAGGCGTGCTTGTTGCGCTAGACAGCATTTTAGGCGGAAAGAAAAAAGGCCGTAAAAGTGTAGACTGGTACAAGGAAGAACTATCAATAAGAGATAAAAAGATCCTTGGCGCATTTCTGGCTGCATACGATACACTGCATCTTTCAATGAGCTACGACGGCAATCTCAGTGCCAATGTCTCCAAGGAGGGGCTTGATCTCGCCGAACAAATTATTAATTGGGCAGAGCAAAAAGCCCAGGCATAA
- a CDS encoding glutathione peroxidase, whose amino-acid sequence MITSLITGLFVDKSETAARPENAPAAKQSLYDFKVKSLVGGKTVDLSKYKGKKVVILNVASKCGYTKQYADWEKFNKDHGDKVVVLGFPANNFGGQEPGTSEEIATFCSATYGVTFPMFEKVSVLGDDQAPIYKWLSTKELNGWNDKVPTWNFCKYVVNEKGELTNFFASKVLPTDPEFLKSVGI is encoded by the coding sequence ATGATTACATCCCTGATAACCGGCCTTTTCGTCGACAAAAGCGAAACTGCCGCAAGACCTGAAAATGCGCCGGCAGCAAAACAATCGCTGTATGATTTTAAAGTAAAATCTTTGGTAGGTGGCAAAACGGTTGATTTGAGCAAATACAAAGGCAAAAAAGTGGTTATTTTAAATGTTGCCTCCAAATGTGGTTACACCAAACAATATGCAGATTGGGAGAAATTCAACAAAGACCACGGAGACAAAGTGGTAGTACTGGGCTTCCCTGCTAACAATTTCGGCGGACAAGAGCCAGGTACCAGCGAAGAAATCGCAACTTTCTGTTCTGCAACTTACGGCGTGACTTTCCCGATGTTCGAAAAAGTGTCCGTACTCGGCGACGATCAGGCGCCGATATATAAATGGTTAAGCACCAAAGAATTGAATGGCTGGAACGATAAAGTACCGACCTGGAACTTCTGCAAGTATGTGGTGAATGAAAAAGGGGAACTAACCAATTTCTTCGCTTCCAAAGTATTACCGACTGACCCTGAATTCTTGAAATCTGTAGGGATTTAA
- the argS gene encoding arginine--tRNA ligase, protein MTIEEILKADIQKAIQKHFEIDIEEIILQPTKKEFEGFYTFVTFTLTRTVRKAPAEIGQVIGTELVESSAVVDGFNVVQGFLNISLKDQTWLDLFETINNHPDYGTMPSNGQSVMVEFSSPNTNKPLHLGHLRNNFLGDSLSRILKASGYNIVKTCLVNDRGIHICKSMLAYRELGNGETPESSGIKGDHLAGKYYVMFDQEYKKQIKELVVQGMKEEEAAKKAPWILEAQRLLLLWEQGDADTIALWQKMNSWVYQGFGETYNKIGVNFDKTYYESDTYLLGKDIIEEGLQKGVFYRKEDNSVWINLTEEGLDEKLVLRGDGTSVYITQDLGTTELKNKDFHNDRYLWVVGNEQDYHFKVLFAILKRLGRIYSEGCYHISYGMVDLPSGKMKSREGTVVDADDLIAEMIQTAADRTQELGKIDDFDSAEAKQLYNQLAMGALKYFLLKVDPKKRMLFNPLESIDFQGHTGPFIQYTYARIRSIIRKAEQASIQAVIPGDNYKLHQAERELIFSLSQYPSKVNAAASEFAPSLISQYAFELAKVYNQFYAEVSIFSDPNPEATRFRVALSQVVSETIRKALGLMGIEVPERM, encoded by the coding sequence ATGACCATTGAGGAAATATTAAAGGCCGATATTCAAAAAGCGATCCAAAAGCATTTTGAAATCGACATCGAAGAGATCATCTTACAACCCACAAAAAAAGAATTTGAAGGATTCTACACGTTTGTAACTTTTACTTTAACCAGAACCGTGCGGAAAGCGCCGGCAGAAATTGGCCAGGTTATCGGAACAGAGCTGGTTGAAAGTTCCGCCGTGGTCGATGGCTTCAATGTAGTGCAGGGATTTTTGAATATCAGCCTAAAAGATCAGACGTGGCTGGACTTGTTTGAAACGATCAACAACCACCCTGACTACGGCACAATGCCTTCGAACGGTCAGTCGGTAATGGTGGAATTTTCTTCACCAAATACCAACAAACCGCTGCACCTGGGACATTTACGAAACAATTTCCTCGGCGATTCTTTATCCAGAATATTGAAAGCCAGCGGTTACAATATTGTAAAAACATGCCTTGTCAATGACCGCGGCATTCACATTTGCAAGTCGATGCTTGCTTATCGTGAGCTCGGAAATGGCGAAACGCCCGAATCGAGCGGGATTAAGGGTGATCACCTGGCGGGCAAGTATTATGTGATGTTCGATCAGGAATATAAGAAGCAGATCAAGGAACTCGTTGTCCAGGGAATGAAGGAAGAGGAAGCCGCAAAAAAAGCGCCGTGGATACTTGAAGCCCAAAGATTGCTTCTCCTTTGGGAACAGGGAGACGCTGACACGATTGCTTTATGGCAGAAAATGAATAGCTGGGTTTACCAGGGTTTTGGAGAAACTTACAATAAAATCGGCGTAAATTTCGACAAAACATATTATGAATCAGACACTTACCTGCTGGGGAAAGATATTATCGAAGAGGGCTTGCAGAAGGGTGTTTTTTACCGGAAAGAAGACAATTCGGTCTGGATCAATCTGACGGAGGAAGGTTTGGATGAAAAACTGGTGCTCCGCGGTGATGGTACTTCGGTGTACATTACGCAGGACCTGGGTACTACCGAATTAAAGAATAAGGATTTCCACAATGACCGCTACCTGTGGGTTGTTGGGAATGAACAGGATTATCATTTCAAAGTACTCTTCGCGATCCTGAAACGTCTGGGCCGCATTTACTCCGAAGGCTGCTACCACATCAGTTACGGAATGGTCGATTTGCCTTCTGGTAAAATGAAGTCGCGTGAAGGAACCGTCGTCGACGCCGACGACCTGATCGCTGAAATGATCCAGACTGCAGCGGACCGTACGCAAGAACTGGGCAAGATCGACGATTTCGACAGTGCGGAAGCGAAACAGCTATACAACCAGCTGGCTATGGGCGCTTTGAAATATTTTCTCTTGAAAGTAGACCCTAAAAAGAGGATGCTCTTCAATCCGCTGGAATCCATTGATTTTCAAGGACACACAGGACCATTTATTCAATACACTTATGCCCGTATCCGTTCTATTATCCGGAAAGCGGAGCAGGCCAGCATTCAGGCCGTGATTCCGGGTGATAATTATAAGCTGCATCAGGCTGAGCGTGAGCTGATTTTTTCACTTTCACAATATCCGTCGAAGGTAAATGCTGCTGCCAGTGAGTTTGCGCCTTCCCTTATTTCCCAGTATGCATTTGAGCTTGCGAAGGTTTATAACCAGTTTTATGCAGAGGTTTCGATATTCTCGGATCCGAACCCGGAAGCGACGCGTTTCAGGGTAGCTTTATCTCAGGTGGTTTCTGAAACAATTCGCAAAGCTTTGGGGTTAATGGGCATAGAAGTTCCCGAGCGAATGTAA